The segment ATTATGTTTGTGTTTTTGCAATATCCTAGTCACCTTATGCTAGGTGTTGCAGATCAAATTGTAACAGACATAGCTGGTCAGGACCTCATAGATTTATTTGCCTTGTGTACCACAAAACACTATCATTACCAGAAGTAAATTTCATTGCCGCATACAAATTGTAAGAGACATGGCACGACCGATATCCAGCTGACTAAATGGCTAGTGATCAAAGCAAAATGATGATCCACGCATTGTATAATCTATATACTAATCATCAAATGAGGCAATGTACAAATCAAGATAACCATGCATATAAACTGTATGGGAAAATCAACTTAATAAGATAGCTTAATATATGGTGTAATATGTAGCATCACTGCAGGAGACAACACAAGATTTATCTATTATCTCACCATGCTCACCATACTCACTGTTTTATCTATCATCTCACCATGCTCACCATACTCACTGTTTTATCATTAAAAGTCGGCTCCTACAGCCCAAATTCCTCAAGCCCTGAGTATGGTGAGCAAAGCACCAGTACTTAGTTAGAACAATGCCTCGATGCTAGTGTCGTTGACACGTCTTGATCTGTGAGTGGTCATTTGGAGTTCCAATTCCCATGTGCCACCTTCAGCTTTGCCCCTGCTATTGACCTCGACGCCAGTCAAGACAGTAAAATTTTTGTGGGCCACTCCATCACTAGAGCCTGCAGCTTCTTGGAAGAACCTTGCAATGCAGAACCTGCCGGATCCCAGACTGACAAACTGAGGGTCCTTGCACTCCTTCCATTCCTCTGGCAGATCAACAAGCTCCTGCCAAGGGCCGGCCACCAGCCGCTGTGGCTGGGAAGAAGAATCCAGCATGCCAGAGAGGTCAGCAGCAGCCAAGCAGTGTCGGGCACCAGTGGAGAGGCCAAACCAGAGCTTGAGCTGAGGTAGATACTCAACTttgccatggaaggggagcgTCCAGTCACCGACTTTGTTCCACGTGTGGCTTTCTGTGTCGAGGCAGTAGGTGCCAACGCCCTTGACAGATATGCAAACATGTGAGCCACCACCGACCACGCCATAGGCTGTGATCTCGGGGCAGTTGTTGTTGGACCAATGAATTGTCTCGTGTACAAACGGTGGCGGCGGAAGTCGATGGCAATGCCAGGATTTGTCACTGCCGGGATTAGTTGAACGGTGGTTGATTAAGCCCACAAACTGCTCGCTCTCCTGCACACTGTCATAAAACACATGACCACCACCACTTCTGGCCTCTGGCTGGGGAACCTTCTCCATGAGGAAGAGACTGCTGCCGTTACTATAGTTGTCATAGTTACCGTCGACCTGGGGCTTGTGAACGAAGACGGAGATGGGCATCACCTTGGGCGTGCGGAGTGGAGGGATGGTTCCCACCTTTGGTGAATCCAGGT is part of the Sorghum bicolor cultivar BTx623 chromosome 10, Sorghum_bicolor_NCBIv3, whole genome shotgun sequence genome and harbors:
- the LOC8064988 gene encoding uncharacterized protein LOC8064988 — translated: MGVLARRFLNLIVPGCTPGVKSLRRIDLTRHELFYPVGFESAPPPPAAAGAQDAISRPSALEMETVRFLGPSFTFRALKNDWKMDCFPLADYSECKVVCADLSGRGFVFDLDSPKVGTIPPLRTPKVMPISVFVHKPQVDGNYDNYSNGSSLFLMEKVPQPEARSGGGHVFYDSVQESEQFVGLINHRSTNPGSDKSWHCHRLPPPPFVHETIHWSNNNCPEITAYGVVGGGSHVCISVKGVGTYCLDTESHTWNKVGDWTLPFHGKVEYLPQLKLWFGLSTGARHCLAAADLSGMLDSSSQPQRLVAGPWQELVDLPEEWKECKDPQFVSLGSGRFCIARFFQEAAGSSDGVAHKNFTVLTGVEVNSRGKAEGGTWELELQMTTHRSRRVNDTSIEALF